The [Eubacterium] eligens ATCC 27750 genome segment TATAGAAGGTTAAAAATGTCCGGCATGCGATTTAAAATGAATTGCATGCCGGACATTTTACATACTTTTTCATTGTCTTACTTTATGTTATAATATCGGGCAGGAATTGAAGAAGATTAAATATAGAAAACAGGAGAAGATTATGAAAGAGAATCTTAAGAAGCTGGCTAAATACTATAAGCCGTATTTAGGCACATTTATACTTGACATGATACTGGCGATGATGTCAGCAGCGGTGGCACTTGTGATACCACTTGTTGTAAGGTTCATTACATCAAAGGTCGCATATATGAGTGCCAATGAAGCACTTTCAAGAATTATGATTATTGTTGCGGTGCTGTTTGTGCTGGTGCTTATACAGTGGGGATGTAACTACTATATATCTAATTATGGGCATGTAATGGGCGCAAAGATTGAGTACGATATGAGGGCAGAGATATTCAATCATTATCAGAAGCTGTCATATTCATTCTATGATGACCAGAAGGTTGGACAGTTATTATCAAGAATAACATCAGATTTGTTCGATATTACAGAGCTTTTGCATCATGGACCAGAGAATATAACTATTTCACTAATTAAGATAATTGGTGCATTATGCATATTAAGTTCGATTGACTTAAGACTTACGATTGCCGCATTTGTGCTGATTCCTTTTATGCTTGTGTTCGCGTATGTGCTTAACAAGCGCATGAAGAGAGCATTTAAGAGAAACAGGGTAAGAATAGGTGAGATAAATGCACAGATAGAGGACAATCTGTCTGGAATAAGGGTCGTCAAGTCATTTGCAAATGAAGATATTGAATGTGAGAAATTTAAGAAAGGCAATGACTTGTTCCTTGAATCTAAGAGAGACAGCTATCATTATATGGGAATGTACAATGCGGGACTTACTGCATTTACAACAATGATAAATGTAATTGTAATTGCAGCAGGCGGTATTGGAATTGCAAAGGGCTGGGTAAATATTACGGATTTCGTTACATTTTTACTGTATATAAATATATTTACGGAGCCGGTTAAGGTGCTTATTGATTTCACAGAGCAGTTCCAGAATGGCTATTCGGGTTACGAAAGATTCTTAGAGATTCTTTCAGTAGAGCCGGAAATAGCTGATAAGCCTGACGCAAAGGAACTTACTGATGTGAAGGGTGCAATAACATTTGAAAATGTGTCATTCAGATATAAGGACGGCGTGGACGAGGTGCTTTCGGGGGTTAATCTGTCAGTAAGACCGGGAGAATATGTTGCACTTGCAGGTCCTTCGGGAGTTGGAAAGACAACACTCTGCTCGCTTATTCCAAGATTTTATGAGGTGACGGGCGGTTCTATTAAGATTGACGGAACAGATATCAAAGATGTTACGCTTAAAAGCCTGCGTGACCATATCGGAGTTGTACAGCAGGATGTGTATCTGTTTATGGGTACAATTAAAGAGAATATAAGATATGGAAAGCCAGATGCTACAGACGAAGAAGTAATTCAAGCGGCAAAGCTTGCAAATGCGCATGATTTTATTATGAGCTTTGAGAACGGATACGACACAGATATCGGACAGCGCGGAGTCAAATTGTCAGGCGGTCAGAAGCAGAGACTGTCAATTGCAAGAGTATTCTTAAAGAATCCGCCAATTCTTATATTTGATGAGGCGACATCAGCACTTGATAATGAGAGTGAGCAGATTGTACAGGAATCACTTGAGAAGCTGGCTAAGAACAGAACCACATTTGTAATAGCACACAGACTTACAACTATTGAAAATGCGGAGGAAATCCTGATGCTTACTGACGAGGGCATCAAGGAGAGAGGAACTCACGAAGAACTTATGAAGCTTGATGGTGAGTATGCAAGAATGGTTAAGATACATAGCAGAACATAACATACCAGTTTACAATGTTTATATGCAATGCTATTATATAGGAAACGTTGGAAGGAAGATGATAATCATGGACAGAACAAGAAGATTAAGAATGAATGCGACATTAAGAGATATGGTAAGAGAGAATCATGTAAGGGTGGACGAGCTTATATATCCTGTATTTGTTACGGAGGAGAACGATGTAATACAGGAAGTGCCGTCAATGCCGGGAATATGTCAGTATTCGCTTGACCATGTTCTTGAAGAAATCGGACGTGCTGTAGAGGTTGGAATTAAGGGAATTCTGCTTTTTGGAATACCTGTACATAAAGATGAGGTCGGAAGTGAGGCGTATGACGAGAAAGGTGTTGTGTGCAGGGCAATCCGCCTTATTAAGGATGCTTATCCAGAGCTTGTTATCATGGCTGATGTGTGCCTGTGTGAGTACACATCACATGGACACTGCGGACTTGTAAAAGATGGCGTTATATTAAATGATGAGACACTGCCGCTTCTTGCAAAGGCGTCAGTTGCTTATGCAAAAGCGGGGGCAGATATAATTGCACCGAGTGACATGATGGATAAGAGAGTTGAGGCAATCAGAAATGCACTTGATGAGGCAGGACTGGTTAATATTCCTATATGTTCATACAGTGCCAAATTTGCATCAGGATATTACGGACCGTTCAGGGATGCCGCACATTCAGCACCGGAATTTGGTGACAGAAAGACATATCAGATGGATCCGGCTAATGGAAAAGAAGCGTTAAGGGAAGTTGAAGAAGACATATTAGAAGGTGCAGACATGATTATTGCAAAGCCGGCCCTCGGATATATGGACGTTATGAAAGAGATAGCGCTTAACTTCAATATTCCAATTGTCGCTTATAATGTAAGCGGTGAGTACGCGATGGTTAAGGCAGCAGCAATGAATGGCTGGATTGATGAGAAGAAGATTGTAATGGAGAATATGACAGGCTTTAAGAGAGCCGGAGCTAAGATGATAATTACATATCATGCTATAGATGTGGCAAAATGGTTAAAGGAAGAGTAACATTTTTAGCAGTATTAAATTAAGCAGGAGGAGCTGGTTTTATGAATGAAGAGATGTCAAATGATTTATATGAGAGAGCAGTAAAACATATGCCGGGTGGTGTAAACAGCCCTGTCAGGGCATACAAGGCAGTTGACAGAGTGCCAAGATTCATAGCTTCTGCCAAGGGAGACAGAATTACTGATGTAGATGGGAATGAAATGATTGACTACATATGTTCATGGGGACCGGGAATATTAGGCCATGCACATGACAGAGTAATTGCAAAGGTTAAGGAAGCTGCGGAAGCAGGCCTTACATATGGTGCACCAACCAAGAGAGAAGTTGAGATGGCAGAGCTTATATATGAGCTTATTCCTACAATGGAGGTGAGCCGTCTTGTAAGTTCAGGAACAGAAGCCGTTATGAGCGCAATCCGTGTGGCAAGAGGCTACACCAGAAGAGATAAGATAATTAAGTTCAGAGGCTGTTATCATGGACATTCTGACGGACTTTTAGTAAAAGCCGGTTCAGCAGCACTTACAACATCAGTTCCGGACAGTGCAGGAGTTCCTGCGGATTACACTAAGAATACACTTGTAGCAGAGTACAATGACTGCGATTCTGTGAAAGAGCTTTTTGATAACAATAAAGATGAAATAGCTGCGGTAATAGTCGAACCAGTTGCAGCTAACATGGGAGTTGTGCTTCCAAGACATGGATTTCTTGAATTCTTAAGAGACATAACTAAGGAAAATGGAAGTCTTCTTATATTTGATGAGGTAATAACAGGCTTCAGACTTTCAATTGGCGGAGCACAGGAGTACTTTAACATAAAGCCAGATCTTACAACTCTTGGAAAGATTGTAGGTGGGGGTATGCCAGTCGGCGCATATGGCGGACGAGCTGACATTATGCGAATGGTAAGTCCTGACGGTCCTGTATATCAGGCAGGAACATTGTCAGGCAATCCAATTGCAACAGCAGCAGGCTTAGAGACTTTAAGAATCTTAAGAGATAATAAGGACATATACGACAGACTTGAGACTAAGACAAAGCGTATTGCTGACAGTGTAAGAAAATGTGGAGCCGGAAGGGTATCGGTTAATCAGATTGGTTCACTTATGAGTATATTCTTTACACCAGATGCAGTTGAAGATTATGACAGTGCAGTAAAGTCAGACACTAAGAAGTATGCAGAATACTTTGGACATATGCTTGATAACGGAATATACATTGCACCATCACAGTTTGAGGCAATGTTCGTATCAGACGCACACACTAATGAGGATATCAACCGTACAATAGAGGTTATGGAAGAATTCTTCAGGAAATAATTCGGATAATAAGTGGGAATACAGATGCAGTTAGGATATGTAGGAATTAATTATAAGAATACAGACCTTTCAGTAAGGGACAAGATTACATTCACAGACAGCGGGATAGCAGACTTTATGCAACAGGCAGAGGAAGCAGGTGTGAAACAGTGCATGTGCCTTTCAACATGCAACAGATGCGAAGTGTTTTATTTGTATGAGGATGAAACATTTGTACAAGTAATGTCCGATTTATTCAATGATTATTTTGGACTTACTGATACTAAATTAGCCGGTGTCAAATGTGGTGAAGAAGCACTGGTATATCTGTTTTGCATAGCCGCCGGACTTGAAAGCATGGTGCTTGGAGAGGATCAGATACTAGGCCAGTTAAAGGATGCGGCAGACCTTTCAAGAACGCTTGGACACAGCGGGAAAGAACTTAATTATATAGTAAGAGAAGCGGTAAGCTGTGCAAAGCGGATTAAGACAGAGTACAAGGTAAGTGAAAAACCAGTATCTGTATGCTATGTCGGTATTCAGGAGTTAGACAGAGTATGTGGTATATCAGGAAAGCACGCGCTTGTTATAGGAAGCGGCAAAACAGCAGCTCTTGCCATAAGATATCTGGCAGAATATGGCGCTGATGTAACAGTGTGTTCAAGAACTTATCAGCATGCGAAGGCGTTGCTTAAGGAGTTTTCACAGATTGAGGTTATTGCATATGATAAGAAAACAGAAGCACTTAAAAGCAGTGATATAGTTGTCTCAGCGACTTCATCACCTCATCTGGTGATTAAATGTGCTGAATTATCAGGGGGTAAAAAGATGACACTTCTTGATCTTGCTG includes the following:
- the hemA gene encoding glutamyl-tRNA reductase, whose protein sequence is MQLGYVGINYKNTDLSVRDKITFTDSGIADFMQQAEEAGVKQCMCLSTCNRCEVFYLYEDETFVQVMSDLFNDYFGLTDTKLAGVKCGEEALVYLFCIAAGLESMVLGEDQILGQLKDAADLSRTLGHSGKELNYIVREAVSCAKRIKTEYKVSEKPVSVCYVGIQELDRVCGISGKHALVIGSGKTAALAIRYLAEYGADVTVCSRTYQHAKALLKEFSQIEVIAYDKKTEALKSSDIVVSATSSPHLVIKCAELSGGKKMTLLDLAAPRDIEKSAGDIFGVTLIDLDRIGGIVKSNQNERAHLLKESQCVIDEYIAETKKWLTSSRMDTTIQSLGKKCDEIVQDSYDYLNRKIDLSDHDRVILKKILKSSLHRLLKEPIEELKNVEENEQQQYKDMVERLFGL
- the hemB gene encoding porphobilinogen synthase, yielding MDRTRRLRMNATLRDMVRENHVRVDELIYPVFVTEENDVIQEVPSMPGICQYSLDHVLEEIGRAVEVGIKGILLFGIPVHKDEVGSEAYDEKGVVCRAIRLIKDAYPELVIMADVCLCEYTSHGHCGLVKDGVILNDETLPLLAKASVAYAKAGADIIAPSDMMDKRVEAIRNALDEAGLVNIPICSYSAKFASGYYGPFRDAAHSAPEFGDRKTYQMDPANGKEALREVEEDILEGADMIIAKPALGYMDVMKEIALNFNIPIVAYNVSGEYAMVKAAAMNGWIDEKKIVMENMTGFKRAGAKMIITYHAIDVAKWLKEE
- the hemL gene encoding glutamate-1-semialdehyde 2,1-aminomutase, producing MNEEMSNDLYERAVKHMPGGVNSPVRAYKAVDRVPRFIASAKGDRITDVDGNEMIDYICSWGPGILGHAHDRVIAKVKEAAEAGLTYGAPTKREVEMAELIYELIPTMEVSRLVSSGTEAVMSAIRVARGYTRRDKIIKFRGCYHGHSDGLLVKAGSAALTTSVPDSAGVPADYTKNTLVAEYNDCDSVKELFDNNKDEIAAVIVEPVAANMGVVLPRHGFLEFLRDITKENGSLLIFDEVITGFRLSIGGAQEYFNIKPDLTTLGKIVGGGMPVGAYGGRADIMRMVSPDGPVYQAGTLSGNPIATAAGLETLRILRDNKDIYDRLETKTKRIADSVRKCGAGRVSVNQIGSLMSIFFTPDAVEDYDSAVKSDTKKYAEYFGHMLDNGIYIAPSQFEAMFVSDAHTNEDINRTIEVMEEFFRK
- a CDS encoding ABC transporter ATP-binding protein, yielding MKENLKKLAKYYKPYLGTFILDMILAMMSAAVALVIPLVVRFITSKVAYMSANEALSRIMIIVAVLFVLVLIQWGCNYYISNYGHVMGAKIEYDMRAEIFNHYQKLSYSFYDDQKVGQLLSRITSDLFDITELLHHGPENITISLIKIIGALCILSSIDLRLTIAAFVLIPFMLVFAYVLNKRMKRAFKRNRVRIGEINAQIEDNLSGIRVVKSFANEDIECEKFKKGNDLFLESKRDSYHYMGMYNAGLTAFTTMINVIVIAAGGIGIAKGWVNITDFVTFLLYINIFTEPVKVLIDFTEQFQNGYSGYERFLEILSVEPEIADKPDAKELTDVKGAITFENVSFRYKDGVDEVLSGVNLSVRPGEYVALAGPSGVGKTTLCSLIPRFYEVTGGSIKIDGTDIKDVTLKSLRDHIGVVQQDVYLFMGTIKENIRYGKPDATDEEVIQAAKLANAHDFIMSFENGYDTDIGQRGVKLSGGQKQRLSIARVFLKNPPILIFDEATSALDNESEQIVQESLEKLAKNRTTFVIAHRLTTIENAEEILMLTDEGIKERGTHEELMKLDGEYARMVKIHSRT